The segment TATCTCTTTCAATCATTAGAATGGTATCCTGATTCAATTTTAGAAATCGTGCTTCAAATCGTTTGATTTTATGGTCGATCCTTAGTTCATATTCCAAGGAAATAATTTCATTGGTTTGTCTAGCTTGTTGACAAGCGGCTAATAGGTCTTTGGCAACGGCATGGGAGAAACATTCTTCCAATTGTTTTTCTTGAATGATCCAATCTTTCTTTACCGTGGATTCTGAGGAACGGATAAAACTTTTCAAACATTTTCCTTGAGTATCTAAGATAAAGATATTGTCAGGAATTGCTTTGAGTAAAGATTCTTTTTCTTGTTCACTTTGTTCCAAAGAATCCAAAGCCTCCATTAATTCGGTGACATCGCTTTGAATGATTAAGTGAACATGTTTTCCATTGATCCATTCGATGGTTGTTACATTGGTTTCATACCATTTAGTGGTTGTTGGATGAAAAGTGACAAAATCCGTTTCATCAAATTCTTCAGGAGGATATTTTTTTTCGGAAGCGAAGAATTGAAGACACGACCAAAAATGGTCAACAGATTTTTTACCTTCTAGCTTTCCGTAAACCTGATGGGCGGCTTCGTTGGCAAAAAGAATGGTATCATCTGATGGATCAATGACAAGAATAAAGGTATTGATAGCGTTCATAACGGTTTTCATCTGACGTTTTGACTGCATGATATGAGTAAAATCATTAATATACCCAATAAAATGGTCTTCTGAATCTTCAAAGCGAGTATCTTTTTTAGAAACAACGGAAACCCATACAGGATTTCCCTGATCATTCATTAAGCGATAGATAAAGTTTTGGGACACTTTATTGGTCTGTTCAATGTCTTTCGCTTCTCTTAAGACTCTTGCCCTATCGTCGGGATGAATTAAATCTAAAAAAGGTTTTTGTTGTAACGATAGTTCAGAAGATGAATATCCCAGTAGATCACTAATGTTTTTAGAGGAATAAACAATCGGCCATCCTTCTTTGTTTTTTACTCTGATAATGGATGTTGGGCCATGTTCAAATAGAGCACGTTCAGCTTTAAGAGATTCTTCCAGGTTCTTTTGACTGGTAATATCGATAATATAACCAAAAAAAAGCCGGGGAGTTTTATCTGGATTTCGTTCCACTACTTTTCCTCGGTCTAAAACCCAGAGATAAGTACCATCTTTTTTTCGAACTCGATACGTTACTTCGATGGTATTGGTTGAATCGAACCATCCATCGGGACAGATTGCACATTGTTCTAGTTCATGATAAGGAATATTACAGTCTGGACAGTCTGGTCGATCTTCTGGATGGATGCGTTCAAACCAGGACTGAGTATTGTTGGCTAATTCACCTTTTTCAAAACCAATCATCTGAAGGGTTTGTACAGAACGGTAAATGGTACCTTTCTGAATATCCCACTCCCAAAAACCAGCACCGGCTTCTTCAAGAGAAAAACGCCATCGCTTTTGGTCTTCCATTAAGGATAAGCGTTGCATTTTATCATCAGTGATATCTTTGATATATCCGTTCCAGCAAAAATCATTGTTGTTTTGATCCGACGGCTTTGCCCAAGCATATATCCAGCGGACTTCTTTGGTTGGGTATTGAATTCGAAAGTCGAGGCTCCAAAGGTCTTGATCTTCCATGGACTTAGTCATGGACTGATAGAGGGCGGTTAAATCTTCCTCTAAAAACATGTCAAAAAAATGGGAGTCTGGAAAATAAGGAAGAGGTTGGGAATTCATTTGAAAGATACTCCAAAACTCAGGGCAGGCATACGTAATAGAAAAACCATCCGTTTCGTTGTACTCACATTGAAAAAGAGAGCCGGGAATACTTTTGGCAATTTCTAGGAGTGTATCCTGGTTCATAGGTATTTTTTTTTCTTTCATGCAATAACCCCCTAAAAGGTAAAAATAGTAGTAGGGTATTGGTAGGACGAAAGATCGGATTAATAGTATAGTGATTGTAAAATAAAAAATACTTACTACTCCATTACCCGTGGATCTTCTAAATAATCTTAATGCTGCAAATTTGATGATAAAAATCTTCAATGATTCCTCAATGATCCTTAAAGGATTTTCAAAGCATCTTCCTTCTGATAAAATGGATAGAATGATATCAACAGGAAAAAGGAGAGAAGCTATGAAACAATTCGATCCCATCAGTAAAAACGTAAAAAAATCTGTGAAACAGCAGCAGGAGGCTTTGGAATTATGAAAAAAATTTCTTCTAAATATGTGGTCTGGCTAGTTTTTGGCCTGGCTTTTATGATTGGCTTTTTTCATCGGTATTCCATTGGCATTATTGCCGATCCTCTGCGGGAAGATTTGCTTTTATCAACGGCTGGAATTAGCTTGTTATCCTCCATGTATTTTTATACTTATGGCTTTTTACAGATACCTTGCGGCATTATGGTAGATGCTCAGGGACCACGACGAGTGGTGCTTATGGGGATGTCAGCCGTGTTTATAGGATCTATTTTCTTTGCCTTATCTCCTACGCCTTTTTTGCTCTATATCGCCAGAGCGTTGATAGGTTTTGGTGCAGCGACCGTATTTACGTCTATTTTTAAGATTCAGGCTTTGTGGTTTAAGCCTACGGAATTTGCCACCATTGCTGGTATGACAGCGGTAATCGGTAATGTGGGAGGGATGTTGGCAACGGCACCTTTTTACC is part of the Tindallia magadiensis genome and harbors:
- a CDS encoding PAS domain-containing protein — its product is MKEKKIPMNQDTLLEIAKSIPGSLFQCEYNETDGFSITYACPEFWSIFQMNSQPLPYFPDSHFFDMFLEEDLTALYQSMTKSMEDQDLWSLDFRIQYPTKEVRWIYAWAKPSDQNNNDFCWNGYIKDITDDKMQRLSLMEDQKRWRFSLEEAGAGFWEWDIQKGTIYRSVQTLQMIGFEKGELANNTQSWFERIHPEDRPDCPDCNIPYHELEQCAICPDGWFDSTNTIEVTYRVRKKDGTYLWVLDRGKVVERNPDKTPRLFFGYIIDITSQKNLEESLKAERALFEHGPTSIIRVKNKEGWPIVYSSKNISDLLGYSSSELSLQQKPFLDLIHPDDRARVLREAKDIEQTNKVSQNFIYRLMNDQGNPVWVSVVSKKDTRFEDSEDHFIGYINDFTHIMQSKRQMKTVMNAINTFILVIDPSDDTILFANEAAHQVYGKLEGKKSVDHFWSCLQFFASEKKYPPEEFDETDFVTFHPTTTKWYETNVTTIEWINGKHVHLIIQSDVTELMEALDSLEQSEQEKESLLKAIPDNIFILDTQGKCLKSFIRSSESTVKKDWIIQEKQLEECFSHAVAKDLLAACQQARQTNEIISLEYELRIDHKIKRFEARFLKLNQDTILMIERDMTKIKEMQQITENALNVAQDSAQIKSQFLANMSHEIRTPMNGIIGYVDLLYETSLSKSQEKYVQGINAGIETLMHTINSVLDLSRIESGQLTLEKVPFNPLEEVTYIVESFLPYAEKNNNHLTFTHKIPSSLHTTLLGDAYRLRQVLNNLISNALKFTSKGSVTVSLNIIPIDPQKVNLTVSITDTGIGIPSDQINNLFQPFMQVDSSTTRKYGGSGLGLPIAKQIIELMGGHMTVESEPLKGSCFTVVLPLETKTSLSDQLSINHPLSTRKTKEPMDTILLIETKQNRSLFQRLLLKQQVYCEFTSHLQEAMEWIEQKNYSAIFIENQCSDNKWLEHISQNHPELPLFLLLDDTEKASSLFQDIPQLPLPLTADKVLQQLEKTGNTKED